The following is a genomic window from Sutcliffiella horikoshii.
CCTGTGCAATAGACAATATCCAATCCTGAAAGTCTTTGAAGAATTTATCTTCTTCTTCAATGAAAATTTTGCATAATTGAAGGTGGAAATCGAAATTCTGCTTTTTTAACGTAGCGACCACCTCAGGGTTTGTGGAAGCATAAACTCCTTTGGAATTTGTTTTATCCAAGGATTCGTACCATTCGTCAGTAAGCAGCTTTGCTTTATCTAATAAAAATGTATGTAATTCACTATTACGATGCATATTCTTTCCTCCTAACATTTCCGTATTTACCCTCTTTACTAGCTAACTAAACCAATATTAATAGCCTTTTTTGTAATCAACCAAATTTATTGAGGGATTTTCCCTTTTTAAATAGTGTTTCAGATTTGGAATGAAAATATCCTCTATGACACGTTTAGTATAGTGCTCTGTGGAACCTGAAGTATGAGGGGTGATAATGACATTATCCATATCCCATAAAGGGCTATTTTCTTCTAAAGGCTCTTTGGTAAAAACATCAAGACCGGCTCCGGCGATGACGTTTTCTTGTAAGGCTTGTATTAGTTCATTTTCCACGATTACTTCTCCGCGCCCTATATTAATGAGGAAAGCTGATTTTTTCATGCTATTAAATTCTTCTGTCCCAAACACTCCTTCCGTTTCATCTGTCAAAGGAAGTGTAATAACCACGTAGTCGCATTTTGTTAAAACTTCATGCAATCTGTCAGGCGTGAACATTTCATCAACATTGTCAGTAGGTTTGCCAGAATGGCGAACTCCAACTACATTCATTCGAAAAGCTTTAGCTATTTTAGCGGTTTCTTTTCCAATCTTACCTACTCCAATAATACCTAGTGTCTTCCCGTGAATTTCAAGGTTCATCTGTGCATGATGCCACTTTTTCTGCTGTTGTTGCTGCACATATGTATGAATCTTTCTGGTCAAACCCAGCATTAGAGCAAAAATCGTCTCAGAAATTGGATAAGCATGAACACCGTTCGCACTTGTTAACACAATACCATTCTCAGAAAGTGTTGTTAACGGCATATTGTTGACACCTGCACTCCACGATTGTATCCAACGAAGATTAGAACCTTCGACCAATGAAAGCTCCTCCAAATCCTTTTTCCATCCAACAACTATTTCAGCCTCTTTTGCATGAGGCGTCCATATTTCTTTGTCTTTTCCTACTATAACTTCAAATTCTGGCGCAAGGTCTTTAATTTGTTGAGTATAATCTTCTCCGATATTTTGAGTGATAAGCATAAGTCGTTTTGACATTTATATTGACTCCTTCAATTGTGGTCTTTAATTCATTTTAACAGATTATAGATAATTATTAGAAATTTAAAGGGGAGTTCCTAGGATTTGAGGGTGAAATGTCGAATATTAGTAGTGGGATTAATAAGTATATAATGAAGGAACTATTCTAGAACGGCAGAAGTAAAGGGACGCAGCTTAAAACCGATGTGTCTCTTTACTTTTATAGTGGTTTTTCCGACTATCATACAGTTTGTACAGATTTCGTACACTTTTTCATATTAAATACTACCAACATTACTGGCATGCTTTTTGCATTAAACATTTAGTAATACATATAAAGGAGGTAGTTTACTATGAACATTCAAAACTGTGTAGCCTTTGTGACAGGTGGAGCATCTGGACTTGGTGAGGCAACCGTTAGAAATATAGTTTCTAAAGGAGGAAAAGCATTAGTTGCAGACCTATCAGAAGAAAGAGGAAGTATCTTAAAGGAAGAACTAGGGGAGTCCATTCTATTTGTTAAGACAGATGTCACGAAGGAAGAGGATGTATCCAAAGCTTTAGAAAAAGGCATTCAAACTTTTGGGTACATAAATACGGTGGTGAATTGTGCTGGAATTGGAGTTGCCCAAAAAGTATTGAACCGAAAAGGACCTCATTCGCTTGACGACTTTTCCAAAGTCATCTCTATTAACCTTATAGGTTCATTTAATGTAATTCGGCTGGCAGCTGAACGTATGAAAGAAAATGAACCGAACGCGGAAGGAGAACGGGGAGTCGTCGTTAATACTGCTTCTGTAGCAGCATTTGACGGTCAGATCGGCCAGGCAGCCTACTCTGCTTCCAAGGGAGGGATAGTCGGAATGACTCTGCCGATTGCCAGGGAATTCGCGTCATTTGGAGTCCGAGTTATGACCATTGCTCCTGGGCTCTTCCATACCCCGATGTTTGATTCCTTACCAGCTGAAGCAAGGGATTCCCTCGGGCAGATGGTGCCATTTCCATCCCGACTGGGTTACCCAGAGGAATATGCCCAACTGGTCCAAAGTATCATTGAAAATCCAATGCTGAATGGTGATACCATACGACTGGATGGAGCAATTAGAATGCAGCCGAAATAAAATAATTATAGCAAGAGTTTCAAACGGATTTCATTTATGAGATCCGTTTTTTTTCGTTTGAATGGACTTTTTGAAAAACTCCTAATGTCTCAAGTCCTCAATGTGTTGTAGAAGAAGTCAAACGGTAACAGAGAGATGCTTTCGTAGTCCATGTAGTACTAAAGTAAGATTTAATCTTCTTTAAAAAAGTTTATTATTATAAGGTTCCATAAAAGACCTACAAATTCAAATATCTTCAATAAAATGGGATTATCTGTTTATTGCATAGGGAATGGTTCTATAGAAATTAACAGATTGTTTGTGGAGGGGGGAAACCCAATGAATGTAAAACTATTTATTGTAATTTCAAGCATTGTATTATTCCAAGTAGGTTGTGGCATCCAAAATACAGAAGAATTACCTGATACAGTGGCCTTTCAGGATGAGTTCACCAGAGAATTCCTAAAATCCTCAGGAGAAGTTGAAGAGGGGTTTTATGGCTTCGAGTCTGCAACAAAAGGTTATACAATGTTTTTTCCTAAAAATGCAAAAATCGAAGGGGAAAGTTATGAAAGAAATAAGGATGGCTTCGAATCAGTTAGTTTCCTTGAAAATGGAGATACAAACCTCACGACCTTTTATAAAGTTATTTATGAAGAAAGAGATAGGACAAATAATATTGAACTACAGAAGGAACTATTATCTTCATATGTTAGCTTTGATGGCGAATATACAAAATTTCTGAGAAATAATAAAAAATATTATTATGGTGAAACCGTATATGAGTTTACTGAAAATAAAAGCTTTGTCTATTTTGTTTACGTAAAAGGTAGTAATAATGATAAAGGTGCAAGTTTTATTGCCGTCGTTTCTTGTAGGGATAAGGAAAAACAGTGTGAGGCGAATAGCAAAGAGGTCAAAGACCATATTGAAAAGGTGATGTATTCTATTGAACTTTAATAATAAATACCATGGCATGATAATAGAACTGGCTAGGAGGAACTTATAGACCCTCAATTTAAATTAAAGTTCTAAAGTATACCAAACAATGCCAGATGAAAAAAGATTAAAAAATGATTCGAAAGACCTGATTGTTAACTTTTTGAATGAAACATTAAGGTTATTAAATTAGAATCGAATTTTTAATAAACAAATCATCCTTCTATTGAACTATAAAATCCCCATATTAGAACTTCATATTTAGTACCTAACTAACAGACAGGATTCGACAAGCGTTTCAGCCAAATTGACTACTTCTAAATCACATGGTAATTATTATATAGCTATAAAAAAGACTGGAAAAATTATTTTTAGAACTTCAAATTATTTTTTTGCATTTTTAGATAAAAAGGGATTATTTGTATAACACATAGGGAATAAGTCTTTTAGAAAATACATATTATGCCACATTGATGGCGCTGCCTAGGGGGAAGGGCTATGAAGAAATCAATGCTTCTAGGATTAATAAGTTCGGTACTTTTGATAGGAGGTTGCGGAATGAAACTGGATACTAATGGGAGTAAAGGTGTAGAAGGTGAGACAAACTCAGTTGCATTCAAAGATGAGTTTACTAAAGATTTTCTGGAATCATCTGAAGAAGTTGTAAAAGGACACTATCTCTTTAAATCTCAGACGGAAGGTTATACAGTGCACTTTCCTATAAATGCTTCCATGGACAAAGCAGTTTATGAGAGAGCTGGAGATGAGTTTGAAGCGGTAGGGTTCGTAGAAAATGACGATAAAGAAAACCTATCTATCTATTACAACATCAACTATGATGATCAACCGAGAGCAAATGATATAGAGTTCAAATTAGATATGTTTGATACTTATATAAACTATACAGGGGACTTTGAAGAGTACACTAAAGGCACTACTACTTACTATTATGCTGAGAATATTTTCGAACATGAAGGTAAGAAAAGTTATAGATATTTTGCCTACATAAAACCCGATATAGAAGATAAGGGCATAAATTTTATTGGAAGAGTTACATGTATTGACTATGATAAACCTTGTTCACAAGAAAGTAACGAAGCTAAAGAAAAAGTGTTAAATATCTTACATTCAATTGAATTTAAATCAAGGTGACCTGCATGGATAAGACAGAGGTTCTACATTCAAAGTTATTGAAAGCAAGAATTACCGAATTAGAATACAAGGATTTAACAATTGAGAATATTAGAAGAATTTATGTTGAAGAAACAGGTGAAGAACCTCCTGGAAAAATTACATTGTACCACTCAGATGAACTACCAAAGTCAGTTAAAGAATA
Proteins encoded in this region:
- a CDS encoding 3-hydroxyacyl-CoA dehydrogenase — protein: MNIQNCVAFVTGGASGLGEATVRNIVSKGGKALVADLSEERGSILKEELGESILFVKTDVTKEEDVSKALEKGIQTFGYINTVVNCAGIGVAQKVLNRKGPHSLDDFSKVISINLIGSFNVIRLAAERMKENEPNAEGERGVVVNTASVAAFDGQIGQAAYSASKGGIVGMTLPIAREFASFGVRVMTIAPGLFHTPMFDSLPAEARDSLGQMVPFPSRLGYPEEYAQLVQSIIENPMLNGDTIRLDGAIRMQPK
- a CDS encoding D-2-hydroxyacid dehydrogenase; translation: MSKRLMLITQNIGEDYTQQIKDLAPEFEVIVGKDKEIWTPHAKEAEIVVGWKKDLEELSLVEGSNLRWIQSWSAGVNNMPLTTLSENGIVLTSANGVHAYPISETIFALMLGLTRKIHTYVQQQQQKKWHHAQMNLEIHGKTLGIIGVGKIGKETAKIAKAFRMNVVGVRHSGKPTDNVDEMFTPDRLHEVLTKCDYVVITLPLTDETEGVFGTEEFNSMKKSAFLINIGRGEVIVENELIQALQENVIAGAGLDVFTKEPLEENSPLWDMDNVIITPHTSGSTEHYTKRVIEDIFIPNLKHYLKRENPSINLVDYKKGY